In Desulfatirhabdium butyrativorans DSM 18734, one genomic interval encodes:
- a CDS encoding sensor histidine kinase, whose amino-acid sequence MKIVHKIILANLFDILLIALTGLFAYQNLQLLLTKLRYVEIADDLNASFLEIRISEKNFFLYHDATELVNIHNKLRESQDVMQSEREDITRAIGEPNYRQLEFCTQDYLGVINAAGEQGVNSERLQARIREAGQRLREFADHITKLERANVNRIIAGSRNGLFISLVLILISALGVSQLVTQRILKSLKEIERVAHAISEGTFRKVQPVRPFHEPAWMGALLSKLPFLKTFFAKNKPDELDSVMKAINSMSEELKQHEEMIIQSKKLASIGILTAGVAHELGNPLNNISMMAQAYAELYDDLSREERIEYMRKVEEETERIRDIVKNLLDFSKPKKPNRVEASINAVIQKSLSLVGNMLQISNIDIDVHLTENLPHVLIDINQIQEVLINLITNAIQASSAGDKLCIRSGLDDPGEHIQIAIQDTGRGIPPEFLPHVFDPFFTTKEAGGTGLGLFVSYGIIQNHQGTIQVQSEMGSGTCFTITLPVCRREETGG is encoded by the coding sequence ATGAAAATCGTCCACAAGATCATTCTGGCCAATCTCTTCGACATTCTGCTGATCGCATTGACCGGGTTGTTCGCTTACCAGAACCTGCAGCTTCTGCTGACCAAGCTGCGGTATGTCGAGATTGCCGACGATCTGAACGCCTCTTTCCTTGAAATCCGGATTTCCGAAAAAAACTTTTTCCTGTATCACGATGCCACCGAACTGGTGAACATTCACAACAAGCTCAGGGAAAGCCAGGATGTGATGCAATCCGAGCGGGAAGATATCACCCGGGCGATCGGGGAGCCCAATTACCGGCAACTCGAATTCTGCACCCAGGATTATCTGGGGGTGATCAACGCCGCCGGGGAGCAGGGGGTGAATTCGGAGCGTCTGCAGGCGCGCATCCGGGAGGCCGGCCAGCGGTTGCGGGAATTCGCCGATCACATCACCAAGCTGGAGCGGGCCAATGTCAACCGGATCATTGCGGGCTCCCGGAACGGGCTGTTCATTTCCCTGGTACTCATCCTGATTTCCGCACTCGGGGTCAGTCAATTGGTCACCCAGCGAATTCTCAAATCCCTCAAGGAAATCGAGCGAGTCGCCCATGCCATATCCGAGGGGACCTTCCGGAAGGTTCAGCCGGTGCGCCCGTTTCATGAACCGGCCTGGATGGGTGCGCTCCTTTCGAAACTGCCTTTCCTGAAAACGTTTTTTGCAAAGAACAAACCCGATGAGCTCGACTCGGTCATGAAAGCCATCAATTCCATGTCCGAAGAGCTCAAACAGCATGAAGAGATGATCATTCAGTCCAAGAAACTCGCATCCATCGGTATCCTGACGGCAGGCGTCGCTCACGAGCTCGGCAATCCGCTCAACAACATCTCCATGATGGCCCAGGCATACGCCGAACTTTACGACGATCTGAGCCGGGAAGAGCGCATCGAGTACATGCGGAAAGTGGAGGAGGAAACCGAGCGGATCCGGGATATCGTCAAAAACCTCCTCGATTTTTCCAAGCCCAAGAAACCCAACCGCGTCGAAGCCTCCATCAACGCCGTCATCCAGAAGAGCCTCTCTCTGGTCGGGAACATGCTGCAGATTTCCAACATCGACATCGACGTTCATCTGACGGAAAACCTGCCTCATGTATTGATTGACATCAACCAGATTCAGGAGGTATTGATCAACCTGATCACCAATGCCATTCAGGCTTCTTCCGCCGGAGACAAGCTGTGCATTCGATCCGGGCTCGACGATCCGGGAGAGCATATCCAGATCGCCATCCAGGATACCGGCAGGGGAATTCCGCCGGAATTTCTGCCCCATGTCTTCGACCCGTTCTTTACCACGAAGGAGGCGGGCGGGACCGGACTTGGGCTTTTCGTCAGCTATGGCATCATTCAAAACCACCAGGGAACGATCCAGGTGCAGAGCGAAATGGGCTCCGGCACCTGCTTTACGATCACGCTCCCGGTTTGTCGAAGAGAGGAGACGGGGGGATGA
- a CDS encoding type II secretion protein: MKTSNPFRLAASSARQEIERFRELIDANILDEQMLHTVIEAADLRSIPAEFILRHELQIPRQRLLEALACHYGCGWAIYDERIPVPPDLLEGLDAEVLCASRWFPVMRCGDCVVIAANDPQDPLVLSQVRRMVPAPRYEFRVALVEDIESFIQDFVNGPPRHLIGNERTGLAFWRNIMSRWRTRMACYRTDFAITRTHFGSLRWGLGMITTGRTLLEIRANDMLLKASLWTLIGLGIAFLLIGIASYFRIKKSLLSPPAPQTLIEVSAITMHFLENYQFGEKEKTSLAKGRQTMLARLTDMLPNACVFIENSPDNKIRSFLAHERTALAAQRTVLACYRTIYARARTGLSFIRTGVSFASIGVGLIGYFGVSWMSVLDGFTILAGAFMIVDGLIWYWPVRKEQREAPSLVQTC, from the coding sequence ATGAAGACATCTAACCCTTTCCGATTGGCGGCGTCTTCCGCCAGGCAGGAAATCGAACGATTTCGCGAGTTGATCGATGCGAACATCCTGGATGAACAGATGCTGCACACTGTCATCGAGGCTGCCGACCTGCGATCCATTCCTGCGGAATTCATCCTCCGCCATGAGCTCCAAATTCCCCGCCAGCGCCTCCTGGAGGCGCTGGCCTGCCATTACGGTTGCGGCTGGGCGATCTACGACGAGCGAATTCCGGTTCCGCCCGACCTGCTGGAAGGGCTCGATGCCGAGGTTTTGTGCGCGAGCCGCTGGTTTCCGGTGATGCGCTGCGGCGATTGTGTGGTCATTGCAGCAAACGATCCGCAGGATCCGCTCGTCCTTTCCCAGGTTCGGCGCATGGTGCCCGCCCCAAGATACGAATTCCGGGTTGCCCTCGTGGAGGATATCGAGTCCTTCATCCAGGATTTCGTCAACGGCCCGCCCAGACATCTGATCGGCAACGAGCGAACGGGGCTTGCCTTCTGGCGAAACATCATGTCGAGGTGGCGCACCCGGATGGCCTGCTACCGGACCGATTTCGCCATCACCAGAACCCATTTCGGCTCGCTTCGATGGGGCTTGGGGATGATCACGACCGGTCGGACGCTGCTCGAAATCCGGGCAAACGACATGCTCCTGAAGGCTTCCCTCTGGACCCTGATCGGTCTGGGCATCGCTTTTCTGCTGATCGGCATTGCCAGCTATTTCCGGATCAAGAAGTCGCTGCTCAGCCCGCCGGCTCCCCAGACACTGATCGAGGTCAGCGCGATCACGATGCACTTTCTGGAAAACTATCAATTCGGTGAAAAGGAAAAAACCTCCCTGGCGAAGGGCCGCCAGACCATGCTGGCGCGGCTGACGGACATGTTGCCCAACGCCTGTGTGTTTATCGAAAATTCACCGGACAACAAGATCCGCTCCTTTCTGGCGCATGAACGAACGGCGCTGGCAGCCCAGCGAACGGTGCTGGCCTGTTACCGGACCATCTATGCCCGGGCCAGAACCGGTCTGTCCTTCATCCGTACGGGGGTTTCCTTCGCGAGTATCGGCGTCGGGCTCATCGGTTATTTCGGTGTCAGTTGGATGAGCGTTCTGGATGGGTTCACGATCCTGGCCGGGGCATTCATGATCGTGGATGGCCTGATCTGGTACTGGCCCGTCCGGAAAGAGCAGCGCGAGGCGCCTTCGCTCGTTCAGACGTGTTGA
- a CDS encoding DUF202 domain-containing protein, which yields MQPTKLICILTQAARFEESFLRERRIPKHEALQCLSQHYGLPFVEYDEKRVIPETLLRKLPLDQLKRDLWFPLSCRNGAATVMIWKPGDLELLQTIRDILNVETLHLLVALPFDILATIAHHQDLNPGFPVSAGRTVLARLRTWFAGQRETLSRYRTLLAKGRTGLAFIRTGISFVSIALVLLRIFGFGYLSLAEVLLLVSGLVMIYDGFLWYLPIRHLGRKTVEVLEPEPTFGTTVLEQTQDASGVSYRRSDPIAGAGELRNRWNRLSPVQRRRFLAIDRTDLAEERTALAGYRTIMAQTRTGLAFTRTGIAFSGLGIGLLRQYHTGWWTILDGLLIFCGVLMTAEGFQYYLPGRQIIKYTSIGISKANRRQSIWDFMFPPNYRFGGQTPPNDRPFPLRLADDHAPGIWGTTGLALERTLIADRRTIKARVRTMMAQSRTGLAFIRTGTSILSVGMGLQVFFGFGNVIWSCFNLLLVAAGVILLVDGTWWFFPAEKVRKQFPYCYADIEIAIPDYGTLSSDWPTVVFSHEDI from the coding sequence ATGCAGCCCACGAAACTCATTTGCATTTTGACGCAGGCCGCCCGTTTCGAAGAATCGTTTCTCCGGGAGCGCCGCATTCCGAAGCATGAAGCCCTGCAATGCCTGAGCCAACATTATGGGCTTCCGTTTGTGGAATACGATGAAAAACGTGTCATTCCCGAAACCCTGCTGCGAAAACTGCCCCTCGATCAACTGAAGCGTGACCTGTGGTTTCCGCTTTCCTGCCGGAACGGGGCCGCAACCGTCATGATCTGGAAACCCGGAGATCTGGAACTGCTCCAGACCATTCGCGACATTCTCAATGTGGAAACCCTGCATCTGCTCGTTGCCCTTCCCTTCGATATTCTGGCCACCATTGCGCACCATCAGGATCTCAACCCCGGGTTTCCCGTTTCCGCCGGGAGGACCGTTCTGGCAAGACTGCGGACATGGTTTGCGGGTCAACGGGAAACCCTCAGCCGGTACCGGACGCTTCTGGCCAAGGGAAGAACGGGTCTCGCATTCATCCGTACGGGCATTTCCTTCGTCTCCATCGCTCTGGTGCTGCTGAGAATCTTCGGATTCGGCTATCTGAGCCTCGCGGAAGTCCTGCTTTTGGTAAGCGGGCTGGTCATGATCTATGATGGATTTCTCTGGTACCTGCCCATTCGTCATCTTGGACGCAAAACCGTGGAAGTGCTCGAACCCGAGCCGACCTTCGGAACGACCGTGCTGGAACAAACTCAGGACGCTTCGGGGGTTTCCTATCGCAGGAGCGATCCCATTGCCGGAGCTGGCGAACTGCGCAACCGCTGGAACAGGCTCAGCCCGGTTCAAAGAAGACGGTTTCTCGCCATCGATCGGACGGACCTCGCAGAAGAACGCACGGCTCTTGCGGGATATCGCACCATCATGGCCCAGACCCGGACGGGGCTGGCCTTCACCCGTACGGGTATTGCCTTCAGCGGGCTCGGGATTGGGCTGCTGCGGCAGTACCACACCGGCTGGTGGACGATTTTGGATGGCCTGCTCATTTTCTGCGGTGTGCTCATGACGGCGGAAGGATTTCAGTACTATCTTCCAGGACGGCAGATCATCAAATACACTTCTATCGGAATATCCAAGGCAAACCGGAGACAATCCATCTGGGATTTCATGTTCCCGCCCAATTACCGCTTCGGCGGACAGACGCCGCCGAATGACAGGCCGTTTCCGCTTCGGCTGGCCGATGATCACGCACCCGGAATATGGGGAACAACGGGCCTGGCCCTCGAGCGGACGCTCATTGCAGACCGGCGGACGATCAAGGCGAGGGTGCGCACGATGATGGCCCAGTCCCGCACGGGGCTGGCGTTTATCCGTACCGGGACCAGCATCCTTTCGGTCGGCATGGGGCTGCAGGTTTTTTTCGGTTTTGGCAATGTCATCTGGTCCTGCTTCAATCTGCTGCTCGTTGCAGCAGGCGTCATCCTGCTGGTGGACGGCACCTGGTGGTTTTTTCCTGCGGAAAAAGTCCGCAAGCAATTTCCATACTGTTATGCGGACATTGAAATTGCCATCCCCGATTACGGCACCCTGTCCTCGGATTGGCCGACCGTGGTATTCAGCCATGAAGACATCTAA
- a CDS encoding LEA type 2 family protein yields MRKDIASRLAISCMILIWVSTAGCGFKTGSVESPRVTVSKIKVEDINLFEAVLRIEMRVFNGNSDAFDFKGLDCQLDLENSRLATGVSNMPIHIPPHDTAVIPITVYSSVEDMARIIREIRLKDKVAYQMNGKLFMDGGFFRPDKLAFQSQGEISLEGLKAFRMSSLQQ; encoded by the coding sequence ATGCGGAAGGATATTGCCTCCCGGCTTGCGATTTCCTGCATGATCCTGATATGGGTATCAACCGCCGGATGCGGTTTCAAAACCGGTTCGGTGGAATCTCCTCGTGTGACGGTGTCGAAAATCAAGGTCGAGGATATCAACCTGTTCGAAGCCGTTCTCAGAATCGAAATGCGGGTTTTCAATGGCAACAGCGATGCATTCGACTTCAAGGGGCTCGACTGCCAGCTTGATCTCGAAAATTCGAGACTTGCTACCGGGGTCTCCAATATGCCCATCCATATTCCCCCCCATGACACAGCAGTCATTCCGATCACCGTTTATTCTTCCGTGGAAGACATGGCGCGCATCATCCGGGAAATTCGTTTGAAGGACAAGGTCGCCTACCAAATGAATGGCAAGCTGTTCATGGACGGCGGATTCTTTCGGCCGGACAAGCTGGCGTTTCAGTCCCAGGGGGAAATTTCCCTCGAAGGGTTGAAGGCATTTCGGATGTCCTCCCTTCAGCAATGA
- a CDS encoding ribonuclease catalytic domain-containing protein, which produces METGLVVEFIDHEKVMCAVVQEVKHQRLRLLTETNREVSISTNRLCHKSNRSLDPVLGRNRLVEMLRYVSEKRRELSHQIEVREIWEVLHTEQEWIDVSTMAHLCFSSDITCDHESAVIRAFFQNRIYFKFDHDRFFPIAADQVQRLIEAQQEAERRKRLIETGSSWLKHALAAPNAALSMDDDIGTVIPVLRSYYLFDSDAPQAALAKEILSRADIRDPEKLFDIFVRLGVFHPDENLDVLRYGIPIRFQPELEEHARHLMSRCSEPDWSGRRDLTGLSIMTVDGQSTLDYDDAISVETIDDGYRVGVHIVDVGHILQRGDPLDIEAKQRASSIYLPDLKIPMLPSCLSEGVCSLKADHERPAISILMDLDRMAQLRAYRIEPSVIRVRRQMSYFDVNQMADSDSEIMVLYDLARQFRERRIESGAVHISLPDISVWIAENGEININRINRESPGRMMVSELMILANWVMARFLAEHSVSAIFRSQPGPRERLYPGTVSSVFLNYIQRKMLSRFIIRSDPEPHTGLGVDAYVTATSPIRKYTDLVTQRQIRSVLGLEPAYSREEIDSLIQQIQQPLTHVSRIQQQRNRYWILKYLETQIGKKEEAVVLQRKRDGVQVLLPDFMMECEMPLSAGVELKPGASIQVTVQHVNARRNVLAVFL; this is translated from the coding sequence ATGGAAACTGGATTGGTTGTCGAATTCATCGATCATGAAAAAGTGATGTGTGCGGTCGTTCAGGAGGTGAAACATCAGCGCCTTCGTCTGCTGACCGAGACGAATCGTGAAGTTTCGATATCGACAAACCGGCTTTGTCATAAAAGTAACCGTTCCCTTGATCCAGTCCTGGGTCGAAACCGTCTGGTGGAAATGCTGCGCTATGTTTCCGAAAAGCGCCGAGAATTGAGCCATCAGATCGAGGTCCGTGAAATCTGGGAAGTGTTGCATACCGAACAGGAGTGGATCGATGTATCGACAATGGCCCATCTCTGTTTTTCCAGCGACATTACCTGCGATCATGAATCCGCCGTCATCCGGGCCTTTTTTCAGAACCGGATCTACTTCAAATTCGATCATGACCGGTTTTTCCCGATTGCAGCGGATCAGGTTCAGCGCCTGATCGAGGCGCAGCAGGAGGCCGAACGGCGCAAACGGCTGATCGAAACCGGTAGCTCGTGGCTCAAACATGCACTGGCGGCCCCGAACGCCGCCCTGTCGATGGACGACGATATCGGCACCGTCATTCCGGTGCTCCGCTCCTATTATCTTTTCGACAGTGATGCCCCCCAGGCCGCCCTGGCCAAAGAAATCCTTTCTCGAGCGGATATCAGGGATCCCGAAAAACTCTTCGATATCTTTGTGAGGCTCGGGGTGTTTCACCCGGATGAAAACCTCGATGTGTTGCGATACGGCATTCCCATTCGGTTTCAACCCGAACTGGAAGAGCATGCGCGGCATCTGATGAGCCGGTGCTCCGAGCCGGACTGGAGCGGCAGGCGGGATTTGACGGGTCTTTCGATCATGACGGTGGATGGGCAGTCCACCCTTGATTATGACGATGCCATCAGTGTGGAGACGATCGATGACGGATACCGGGTGGGGGTTCATATCGTCGATGTCGGCCATATCCTGCAGCGCGGCGATCCGCTCGATATCGAGGCCAAACAGCGGGCCAGCTCCATCTATCTGCCCGATCTGAAAATTCCCATGCTGCCCTCCTGTCTTTCGGAAGGGGTTTGCTCACTGAAGGCTGATCATGAGCGCCCCGCCATCAGCATCCTGATGGATCTCGATCGCATGGCCCAGCTCAGGGCCTATCGGATCGAACCGAGCGTGATCCGGGTCCGGCGCCAGATGAGCTATTTCGATGTGAACCAGATGGCCGATTCCGATTCCGAAATCATGGTGCTGTATGATCTGGCCCGGCAATTTCGGGAAAGGCGAATCGAATCCGGCGCGGTCCATATTTCGCTTCCCGATATTTCCGTATGGATCGCCGAAAACGGTGAAATCAACATCAACCGCATCAACCGGGAAAGTCCCGGCCGGATGATGGTTTCCGAACTCATGATCCTGGCCAACTGGGTCATGGCCCGATTCCTGGCGGAGCACAGCGTTTCGGCTATTTTCCGGTCCCAGCCCGGTCCCCGGGAAAGGCTGTACCCCGGAACGGTGTCTAGCGTTTTCCTGAATTACATTCAACGGAAGATGCTCAGCCGGTTTATCATTCGAAGCGATCCGGAGCCCCACACGGGCCTGGGTGTGGATGCATACGTGACGGCGACATCCCCGATCCGCAAATATACCGACTTGGTCACCCAGCGCCAGATCCGGTCGGTTCTGGGGCTGGAGCCTGCCTACAGCCGTGAGGAAATCGACTCGCTCATCCAGCAGATCCAGCAGCCGCTGACCCATGTATCCAGGATCCAGCAGCAGCGGAATCGCTACTGGATCCTGAAATACCTGGAGACGCAGATCGGCAAGAAGGAAGAGGCTGTCGTGCTGCAGCGCAAACGGGATGGCGTGCAGGTGCTGCTGCCCGATTTCATGATGGAGTGCGAAATGCCCCTGAGCGCCGGAGTGGAATTGAAACCGGGTGCAAGTATTCAAGTTACGGTCCAGCATGTGAACGCCCGAAGAAACGTGCTTGCCGTTTTTTTGTAA
- a CDS encoding DUF3786 domain-containing protein, giving the protein MQAPQTIMDIFKLLNKTNCRKCNEKTCLAFAAAVFQGRRSLEECPELPRDIVRSFRKPSPPPLIEEINNAPIDALKKRLSEIDLREAAARIGAKYESGRLIIRIFGKEFGFDATGAITTDIHVNHWVLIPVLTHILEGKGVPPAGRWVPFRELEGGMAWLGLYEQQGEKVLRKVADTYPDLFRDMIEMFNGKRVENLYEADISLVLNPLPLFPILVCYWMPEEGMASSLTLFFDKGADQNLDIQAIYSLVAGIAHMFEKLAARHGFS; this is encoded by the coding sequence ATGCAGGCGCCACAAACGATTATGGATATTTTCAAGCTCCTGAACAAAACCAATTGCCGGAAATGCAACGAAAAAACCTGCCTCGCCTTTGCGGCGGCGGTTTTTCAGGGAAGAAGGTCTCTCGAGGAGTGCCCGGAGCTGCCGCGCGACATCGTCCGGTCTTTCCGGAAACCCTCCCCTCCTCCCCTGATCGAAGAAATCAACAACGCTCCCATCGATGCATTGAAAAAGCGCCTCTCCGAGATCGATCTACGTGAAGCCGCCGCCCGCATCGGGGCGAAATATGAATCCGGCCGACTGATCATCCGGATTTTCGGAAAAGAATTCGGCTTCGACGCAACGGGCGCCATCACGACGGATATTCATGTGAATCACTGGGTGCTGATCCCGGTACTGACCCATATCCTCGAAGGAAAAGGCGTGCCGCCCGCCGGCCGGTGGGTCCCTTTCCGGGAGCTTGAAGGCGGAATGGCGTGGCTGGGCCTCTATGAGCAGCAGGGCGAAAAGGTGCTGCGGAAAGTGGCGGACACGTACCCGGATCTGTTCCGCGACATGATTGAAATGTTCAATGGCAAACGGGTGGAAAACCTCTACGAAGCCGACATTTCCCTGGTCCTGAATCCCCTGCCCCTTTTCCCCATTCTGGTCTGCTACTGGATGCCTGAAGAAGGCATGGCATCGAGCCTGACCCTGTTCTTCGACAAGGGCGCCGATCAAAACCTCGATATCCAGGCCATTTACAGCCTCGTCGCCGGGATAGCCCACATGTTCGAAAAACTGGCGGCGCGACATGGGTTTTCCTGA
- a CDS encoding double-cubane-cluster-containing anaerobic reductase, giving the protein MGNDYVAMWEKLNLDITAHDGLLAVLGNFYNDIYLSQEGRLKGMEYLDFVLSEVHGLRIKELQDAKQAGRKIVGTFCIFVPEEITLAADAIQVGLCAGAEIGKEAAEQVLPRNTCALIKSFVGFKLAKLCPYIESCDLVVGETTCDGKKKAYEIFRDYAPLYVMEIPQMKAASDKALLKTEFMRYLGEIERLTGKKITAEKLRAAIQVVNNRRKALQRLDSLRKATPSPISGRDALLIHQISFYDDPVRFTHQIGLLCDELEKRVADKQGVAPETAKRVMLSGCPMAVPNWKLPFVIESSGAVIVGEESCIGDRNIRDLVDESGATVEEMIDRLVDRYFQIDCAVFTPNEERLDHIVRMAKDMKADGVIHYGLMFCQPYAMEVHKVSKRLETEGIPLLSIETDYSMEDVGQLKTRVEAFIEMLR; this is encoded by the coding sequence ATGGGAAACGACTATGTAGCCATGTGGGAAAAACTCAATCTCGATATCACGGCTCATGACGGACTGCTTGCGGTTCTGGGAAATTTTTACAACGACATCTACCTCAGCCAGGAGGGCAGGCTCAAAGGCATGGAGTATCTCGATTTCGTTCTGTCCGAGGTACACGGACTGCGGATCAAGGAATTGCAGGATGCCAAACAGGCGGGGCGAAAAATTGTCGGGACTTTCTGCATTTTCGTTCCGGAGGAAATCACCCTAGCGGCCGATGCCATCCAGGTTGGCCTGTGCGCCGGCGCCGAAATCGGCAAGGAAGCGGCAGAGCAGGTTTTGCCGCGCAACACATGCGCCCTCATCAAATCGTTTGTCGGCTTCAAGCTGGCAAAGCTTTGCCCATACATCGAATCCTGCGATCTCGTCGTCGGAGAAACCACCTGCGACGGCAAGAAAAAAGCCTATGAAATCTTCCGGGACTATGCCCCTCTTTATGTAATGGAAATCCCGCAGATGAAAGCCGCATCCGACAAGGCCCTGCTCAAGACGGAATTCATGCGCTATTTGGGGGAAATCGAAAGGCTGACCGGCAAGAAGATCACGGCCGAAAAGCTCAGGGCAGCCATCCAGGTCGTCAACAACCGCCGAAAAGCTCTGCAGCGCCTCGACAGTCTCCGAAAAGCCACCCCAAGCCCCATCTCCGGAAGGGATGCCCTGCTCATTCATCAGATCAGTTTCTATGACGATCCGGTTCGATTCACCCACCAGATCGGCCTGCTCTGCGACGAACTCGAAAAGCGGGTTGCCGACAAGCAGGGGGTTGCACCGGAGACCGCCAAACGCGTCATGCTCTCCGGCTGTCCCATGGCCGTACCCAACTGGAAGCTGCCGTTCGTGATCGAATCATCGGGAGCTGTCATCGTTGGAGAGGAATCCTGTATCGGCGATCGCAACATCCGGGACCTGGTCGATGAATCCGGCGCAACCGTCGAGGAAATGATCGATCGGCTCGTGGATCGGTATTTTCAGATCGACTGCGCCGTGTTCACGCCCAACGAGGAGCGACTGGATCATATCGTCCGGATGGCCAAGGACATGAAAGCCGATGGTGTCATCCATTACGGGCTCATGTTCTGCCAGCCCTATGCCATGGAAGTCCACAAGGTTTCGAAACGTCTCGAAACCGAAGGAATCCCGCTGCTGTCCATCGAAACCGATTATTCCATGGAAGATGTCGGCCAGTTGAAAACCCGGGTGGAAGCCTTCATCGAAATGCTTCGGTAA